From Pandoraea norimbergensis, the proteins below share one genomic window:
- a CDS encoding alkaline phosphatase D family protein, which produces MKSTDIASPDRARRTLLKGAGALVAVPLLGPFSRALAANSGDPFTLGVASGDPVSDGFVLWTRLAPSPISPDGQGGMAGMPAQVPVQWEIASDESMRDVVRRGVAYAPAMFAYSVHVEVSGLAPHRPYWYRFTALGAQSPVGRAVTAPLANAPVDRLRFSFASCSHWELGYFSAYRHMAQENPDLVIFLGDYIYDYTNDQKKKDAKPIVRAHDGPDAKDLVGYRNRYALYRTDPDLQMLHAAAPSLMTWDDHEVENDYANAWSQKVDVSATDFLRRRAAAYQAYYEHMPLRAMSMPRGPDMRVYDRIGYGALVDFHVLDGRQYRTPQPCALPNNRGGHVTPDSCTERTEARRTMLGFEQEAWLADGFRQSRAQWNVIAQDLLFVPLTQKDRKTGVVGHWTDGWDGYPATRDRMLQAMTQSRPNNPVLIGGDIHSYWTNDVHANERPDSPVIATEFVGTSITANPPPYEAFAKMLPENPHVKYFESRHRGYVSVDLTPQQMQTRFQVISDRADKQATVSTLKQFVVESGDPGAKVV; this is translated from the coding sequence ATGAAGTCGACAGATATTGCGTCGCCCGATCGCGCACGCCGCACGCTGCTCAAGGGCGCGGGTGCCCTCGTCGCCGTGCCGCTGCTTGGTCCGTTCTCGCGGGCGCTCGCCGCTAATTCAGGCGATCCGTTCACGTTGGGTGTGGCCTCTGGCGACCCAGTGTCCGATGGCTTCGTGCTGTGGACGCGTCTCGCGCCCTCGCCCATTTCGCCCGACGGTCAGGGCGGTATGGCCGGCATGCCTGCGCAGGTGCCCGTGCAGTGGGAGATCGCCAGCGATGAGTCGATGCGTGACGTCGTGCGTCGTGGCGTTGCCTATGCGCCAGCGATGTTCGCCTACAGCGTACACGTCGAGGTGAGCGGCCTCGCGCCGCATCGGCCGTACTGGTATCGCTTTACGGCACTCGGCGCACAAAGCCCCGTAGGACGCGCCGTCACCGCGCCGCTCGCTAACGCGCCGGTGGATCGTCTGCGCTTTTCGTTTGCGTCGTGCTCGCACTGGGAATTAGGGTATTTCAGCGCCTATCGTCACATGGCGCAGGAGAACCCCGATCTCGTCATCTTCCTCGGCGACTACATCTACGACTATACGAACGATCAGAAGAAGAAGGATGCCAAGCCGATCGTGCGCGCGCACGACGGCCCGGATGCGAAGGATCTCGTCGGGTATCGCAACCGCTACGCGTTGTACCGCACCGACCCCGATCTGCAAATGCTGCACGCCGCTGCGCCGAGTCTGATGACGTGGGACGACCACGAAGTCGAAAACGACTATGCCAACGCGTGGTCGCAGAAGGTCGACGTCTCGGCCACGGACTTTCTGAGGCGTCGCGCAGCCGCCTATCAGGCGTACTACGAGCATATGCCGCTACGTGCCATGTCGATGCCGCGCGGGCCCGATATGCGCGTGTACGACCGTATCGGGTACGGCGCACTCGTCGACTTCCACGTACTCGACGGACGCCAGTACCGCACGCCACAACCTTGCGCATTGCCGAACAATCGCGGTGGCCATGTCACGCCCGACAGTTGCACCGAGCGCACCGAGGCGCGCCGCACCATGCTCGGCTTCGAGCAGGAAGCGTGGCTGGCCGATGGGTTTCGGCAATCGCGCGCGCAATGGAATGTGATCGCACAGGATCTGCTGTTCGTACCGCTCACGCAAAAGGATCGCAAGACCGGTGTCGTCGGCCATTGGACTGATGGCTGGGACGGTTATCCGGCCACCCGGGATCGCATGTTGCAGGCGATGACGCAGTCGCGCCCGAACAATCCTGTGCTCATCGGTGGCGATATCCACTCGTACTGGACGAACGACGTGCATGCGAACGAGCGTCCCGATTCGCCGGTGATTGCGACGGAGTTCGTCGGCACGTCGATCACGGCGAATCCGCCGCCGTACGAGGCATTTGCGAAGATGCTGCCGGAGAATCCGCACGTGAAATACTTCGAGAGCCGGCATCGCGGCTATGTGTCCGTCGATCTGACGCCGCAGCAGATGCAGACGCGCTTTCAGGTGATCTCGGACCGGGCCGACAAGCAGGCGACGGTCTCGACGTTGAAGCAGTTTGTGGTGGAATCGGGCGACCCCGGCGCGAAGGTGGTTTGA
- a CDS encoding TonB family protein translates to MTATNATPAFWMPTPIYRRRDWVAGGLTLLLALAATVGPSLRALTPPPGEKQAEVLTEIDLAPPPPEPQPQPKAEPLPQPKPEPKPQPKPEPKPEPKPEPKPQPQPQPRPQPAPQPTPTPTPTPQPVADSAPATSNATPTANTATNTAPSTPTAESKPVQKAAAPSKGDPDREYERSLRALVESRKKYPTSRQAMTEKPTGTVELCVMLDRSGKVKDVNLTNGSGSLLLDNTATRLVEGTTYPAFQDTHFAGQAQHRFCMKLDYQLPSNS, encoded by the coding sequence ATGACTGCGACGAACGCCACCCCAGCTTTCTGGATGCCCACGCCGATCTATCGCCGCCGCGACTGGGTGGCGGGCGGGTTGACGCTGTTGCTCGCACTCGCGGCCACGGTCGGTCCGAGCCTGCGTGCGCTGACGCCGCCGCCAGGCGAGAAGCAGGCAGAAGTGCTCACCGAAATCGATCTCGCGCCGCCGCCGCCCGAGCCGCAACCGCAGCCGAAGGCGGAGCCGTTGCCTCAGCCCAAGCCGGAACCGAAGCCTCAGCCGAAGCCTGAGCCCAAGCCCGAACCGAAGCCCGAGCCGAAGCCGCAACCTCAGCCGCAACCGCGTCCTCAACCGGCGCCGCAACCCACACCGACGCCCACGCCGACACCGCAACCGGTCGCCGACAGCGCACCGGCGACGTCGAACGCGACGCCGACAGCGAACACCGCGACCAACACCGCACCGTCGACGCCGACCGCCGAATCGAAGCCCGTGCAGAAGGCCGCCGCGCCGAGCAAGGGCGACCCCGACCGTGAGTACGAACGGTCGTTGCGCGCGCTGGTGGAGTCGCGAAAGAAGTATCCGACGAGCCGTCAGGCGATGACCGAGAAGCCCACGGGGACGGTCGAGTTGTGCGTGATGCTCGATCGCAGCGGCAAGGTGAAGGACGTGAACCTGACCAACGGCTCGGGCTCGCTGCTGCTCGACAACACGGCCACGCGACTCGTCGAGGGCACCACATACCCGGCATTTCAGGACACCCATTTTGCAGGCCAGGCGCAGCACAGGTTCTGCATGAAGCTCGATTACCAGCTCCCGAGCAATAGCTGA
- a CDS encoding phospholipase D-like domain-containing protein translates to MRHTFAALTLALSSIAPLCAAPAPFTIPGFELVHTAPVGAGADSDDLRDSVTVWTDMFDHAKTSIDFGQFYVSGERGSRMDTVLDHLEAAGKRGVKIRFLMEAKGERMSDEATLARVKQIPNLEFRMLDFSKVGGGIIHAKYFIVDRRDGFVGSQNFDWRALEHIDETGVRVSDAKIVAQMQGIFEQDWQAQAALASGGQPAVRNRDVVPADLAQSSFLVASPNAYNPPGVGDSQTTLPALIGQAKQSVQIQLMDYAPLSFGEKGKRPYYGVIDTALRTAAARGVKVQMLISNWNLKRPDVAYLKSLALVPNVELRVVTVPPASSGFIPYARVVHSKTMVIDGELAWVGTSNWTGGYFDNSRNLEVVMRDAKMAQRIAQLQRTWWNSPHTAPIDVSRDYPVPHPGTP, encoded by the coding sequence ATGCGTCACACGTTTGCCGCGCTCACGCTAGCGCTGAGCAGCATCGCTCCGCTATGCGCTGCGCCCGCACCCTTCACCATTCCCGGCTTTGAACTCGTGCACACCGCGCCCGTTGGCGCCGGTGCCGACAGCGACGATCTGCGCGATTCCGTCACCGTCTGGACCGACATGTTCGATCACGCGAAGACGTCGATCGACTTCGGTCAGTTCTACGTGTCGGGTGAGCGTGGCAGCCGCATGGATACGGTGCTCGATCATCTCGAAGCCGCGGGCAAGCGCGGTGTGAAGATTCGTTTTCTGATGGAAGCCAAGGGCGAGCGCATGTCCGACGAAGCGACGCTCGCGCGCGTCAAACAGATTCCCAATCTCGAGTTCCGCATGCTGGATTTCTCGAAGGTGGGCGGCGGCATCATTCACGCAAAGTACTTCATCGTCGATCGACGCGATGGCTTTGTCGGCAGCCAGAACTTCGACTGGCGTGCGCTGGAACACATCGACGAGACCGGCGTGCGCGTGAGCGACGCGAAAATCGTCGCGCAGATGCAGGGCATCTTCGAGCAGGACTGGCAGGCGCAGGCCGCGCTGGCGAGTGGCGGGCAACCGGCGGTGCGCAATCGCGACGTCGTGCCCGCCGATCTCGCGCAGTCGTCGTTCCTCGTCGCCAGCCCGAATGCGTACAACCCGCCGGGCGTCGGCGATTCGCAGACTACCCTGCCCGCGCTCATCGGACAGGCGAAACAGAGCGTGCAGATTCAGTTGATGGATTACGCACCGCTCTCGTTCGGCGAGAAGGGCAAGCGCCCGTACTACGGTGTGATCGACACGGCGTTGCGCACGGCGGCGGCACGCGGCGTGAAGGTGCAGATGCTGATCTCGAACTGGAACCTGAAGCGCCCCGATGTCGCGTATCTGAAGAGCCTTGCGCTGGTGCCCAACGTCGAGCTGCGTGTGGTGACTGTGCCGCCTGCCTCAAGTGGGTTCATCCCCTATGCGCGCGTGGTGCACAGCAAGACGATGGTCATCGACGGCGAGCTGGCTTGGGTTGGCACAAGCAACTGGACCGGCGGCTACTTCGACAACTCGCGCAATCTCGAGGTGGTGATGCGCGACGCAAAGATGGCGCAGCGTATCGCCCAATTGCAGCGCACGTGGTGGAATTCGCCGCATACGGCCCCCATCGACGTGTCGCGCGATTACCCTGTGCCGCATCCGGGCACGCCGTGA
- the wecB gene encoding non-hydrolyzing UDP-N-acetylglucosamine 2-epimerase gives MKVLSIFGTRPEAIKMAPLVTALDREPGIDSVVCVTGQHRQMLDQVMSIFNLSAKYDLEVMVPNQTLNGLFSRAIARVDAVLEAEAPDYVLVHGDTSTACACALAAFHRRIPIGHVEAGLRTGDLAKPFPEEMNRRVVDAVGNWLFAPTATSRANLLGENLQGRIVVTGNTVIDALATLMERLRDDSPLAKEVAARYPWLDSSRRLLLVTGHRRESFGDGFRNICAALADIAKRDDVQIVYPVHLNPAVREVVMTALAGFDNVHLIDPLDYVDFVWFMQRAYVILTDSGGVQEEAPYLGKPVLVMRDVTERPEAVAAGTVALVGANRDRIVEAVTRLLDDIAYHVSFSRRVNPYGDGHASQRIVAALCGRTVSEFDPDAPAIGRVS, from the coding sequence ATGAAAGTCCTGTCGATCTTCGGTACACGTCCCGAAGCCATCAAGATGGCACCGCTCGTGACGGCGCTCGATCGCGAGCCCGGCATAGATAGCGTGGTTTGCGTGACGGGGCAGCATCGCCAGATGCTCGATCAGGTGATGTCGATTTTCAATCTCTCGGCCAAGTACGACCTTGAAGTCATGGTGCCTAATCAGACGCTCAACGGTCTGTTCTCGCGCGCCATTGCCCGGGTAGACGCTGTGCTGGAGGCGGAAGCGCCGGATTACGTGCTGGTGCATGGCGACACGAGTACGGCGTGCGCGTGTGCACTCGCCGCCTTTCACCGGCGTATTCCCATCGGGCACGTGGAAGCGGGGCTGCGCACCGGCGATCTGGCCAAACCGTTCCCCGAGGAAATGAACCGCCGCGTGGTCGATGCGGTCGGCAACTGGCTGTTCGCACCGACGGCAACGTCCCGGGCGAACCTGCTGGGCGAGAACCTTCAGGGCCGGATCGTCGTGACCGGCAACACCGTGATCGATGCGCTCGCGACACTCATGGAGCGGCTGCGCGACGATTCGCCGCTGGCCAAGGAGGTCGCCGCGCGTTACCCGTGGCTCGACAGTTCACGTCGTTTGCTGCTCGTCACGGGGCATCGCCGAGAGAGCTTCGGTGATGGCTTTCGCAATATTTGCGCGGCGCTCGCCGATATCGCCAAGCGCGACGACGTGCAGATCGTCTATCCCGTGCACCTGAATCCGGCCGTTCGCGAGGTCGTGATGACGGCGCTCGCGGGATTCGACAATGTGCATCTGATCGATCCGCTCGATTACGTCGACTTCGTCTGGTTCATGCAGCGTGCGTACGTGATCCTTACCGACTCGGGCGGCGTGCAGGAAGAAGCGCCGTATCTGGGCAAACCAGTACTGGTCATGCGCGATGTGACCGAACGTCCGGAGGCCGTGGCGGCAGGCACGGTCGCACTGGTCGGCGCCAACCGTGATCGCATCGTCGAGGCCGTGACCCGTTTGCTCGACGACATCGCGTATCACGTGTCGTTCTCGCGGCGCGTGAATCCCTACGGCGACGGACACGCCTCGCAACGCATCGTGGCGGCCCTTTGCGGGCGCACGGTAAGCGAGTTCGATCCGGACGCGCCGGCCATCGGCCGCGTGTCCTGA
- a CDS encoding MotA/TolQ/ExbB proton channel family protein translates to MNTQVLHDLSFFLMYACLVVALFISIERLIFYRYTNKHARELDAMLLGEGRTLDDLTQHLESNDSVPADALRALAKARADAHSREDMEQLSAALYLAMKSKLKQRLWMLDTIVTAAPLIGLLGTILGIIDTFSSLAASGISDAKGVSAGIGTALYATALGISTALFVLVFLNHFNDRIERIGDHLKILLLRAGIQPGSQDNVVRLQRQA, encoded by the coding sequence ATGAACACTCAGGTGCTACATGATCTGTCGTTTTTCCTGATGTACGCGTGCCTGGTCGTGGCGTTGTTCATCAGCATCGAACGTCTGATTTTCTATCGCTACACGAACAAACACGCTCGTGAGCTTGACGCGATGCTGCTCGGCGAAGGCCGTACGCTCGACGATCTCACGCAACATCTCGAGAGCAATGACAGTGTGCCGGCCGATGCGCTGCGTGCACTGGCCAAGGCGCGTGCCGACGCTCATTCGCGTGAAGACATGGAGCAGCTCTCCGCTGCGCTGTATCTCGCGATGAAGTCCAAGCTCAAGCAGCGTCTGTGGATGCTCGACACGATCGTGACGGCGGCACCGCTGATCGGCCTGCTCGGTACGATTCTCGGCATTATCGATACGTTCTCGTCGCTCGCCGCGTCGGGGATCTCGGATGCCAAGGGCGTGTCGGCCGGTATCGGGACGGCGCTGTATGCGACCGCACTGGGTATCTCGACGGCGTTGTTCGTGCTCGTGTTCCTCAATCACTTCAACGATCGTATCGAGCGTATCGGCGATCACCTGAAGATCCTGCTCCTGCGTGCCGGCATTCAACCGGGTTCGCAAGACAACGTGGTGCGGTTGCAGCGGCAAGCGTGA
- a CDS encoding ExbD/TolR family protein, with translation MIHFEDPPKRHARIEIIPMIDVMMFLLVFFVLLSINVIPSRGLSTTLPQSSSAAQVNPEKPVVVTITRDGALQVDGADTTLEALGARVKEKAGDVEKAQVTLKTDEGTLMQRVIDVMDALKAASVSKISIATRAKS, from the coding sequence ATGATTCACTTCGAAGATCCCCCCAAACGGCACGCGCGCATCGAGATCATTCCGATGATCGACGTGATGATGTTCCTGCTCGTGTTCTTCGTGTTGCTCAGCATCAACGTGATCCCGTCGCGCGGCCTGTCGACCACGTTGCCGCAGTCGTCGAGCGCAGCACAGGTCAATCCCGAGAAGCCCGTCGTCGTGACCATCACGCGCGATGGTGCGTTGCAGGTCGACGGTGCCGACACCACGCTCGAAGCGCTCGGCGCACGCGTGAAGGAAAAGGCCGGCGACGTCGAGAAGGCGCAAGTCACGCTCAAGACCGATGAAGGCACGCTGATGCAGCGTGTGATCGACGTCATGGATGCGTTGAAGGCAGCGTCGGTGAGCAAAATCTCGATCGCTACGCGAGCGAAATCGTAA
- a CDS encoding sigma-54-dependent Fis family transcriptional regulator, translated as MPANTESAHARRVLNVVQGHLPAVAAATDPSIASSWRRCLDTHDLDPGARMAPHVIGSSQLTERRNAMEQLRHVSAHVLDRLQRQLMNPRQAVLLTDPEGVIVDCQLHDGTRDDFLRAGLRPGADWSESCEGTNGIGTCVVERAPVIICQQDHFRALHTPLTCTASPVFAPHGELLAVIDVSSTSADVTRQSQFHTLALVNLSAKVVESEYFFLHYRDEWLLQLQEQADHLGGFAQALLAFDDSGRVLAANQSALNRLGATRDDIIGTRVDQWFAQSLDALMARAHPQPQTCWPVRTHAGEALLAMLRAPERAARPTPRIPAQPAPRQDTNVAPFTDAHLVREFSRACRVFAHDVPVLIRGETGSGKEVFARAVHAASARANGPFVALNCAAIPEALIESELFGYVGGSFTGARKEGMSGKLWQANGGTLFLDEIGDMPFAMQTRLLRVLEEREVLPLGGGEPVALDIRVLSATHQDLEARIVERQFREDLFYRLSGLAVVVPPVRERDDKLDLIQRLLKQAQADSSVVVTDAAREALCAFDWPGNVRQMRSVIRTLVALSDDGVITPEDLPADVRQAQAVDGDTPREAPLEAAERQALRETLDACQGQVSAAARKLGVSRNTLYRKLKRFGLLR; from the coding sequence ATGCCAGCGAATACAGAATCAGCACACGCGCGCCGTGTGCTGAATGTTGTACAAGGTCACCTGCCTGCCGTCGCGGCAGCGACCGACCCGAGTATCGCCAGCTCCTGGCGCCGCTGTCTCGACACGCACGATCTCGACCCGGGTGCGCGCATGGCGCCGCATGTCATCGGATCGTCACAACTGACCGAGCGGCGCAACGCGATGGAGCAACTGCGCCACGTATCGGCGCACGTGCTGGATCGTCTGCAACGCCAGTTGATGAATCCGCGACAGGCGGTGCTACTGACCGACCCGGAAGGTGTGATCGTCGACTGTCAGTTGCACGACGGCACGCGCGACGACTTCCTGCGTGCCGGCCTGCGTCCCGGCGCGGACTGGAGTGAATCCTGCGAGGGCACCAACGGGATCGGCACATGCGTGGTCGAACGGGCGCCGGTGATCATCTGCCAGCAGGACCACTTTCGCGCGCTGCATACGCCGCTCACCTGCACGGCCAGTCCGGTCTTTGCGCCGCACGGCGAATTGCTCGCCGTGATCGACGTGTCGTCGACCAGTGCCGACGTCACAAGGCAAAGCCAGTTCCACACACTCGCGCTCGTCAATCTCAGTGCGAAGGTGGTCGAGAGCGAATACTTCTTTCTGCACTATCGCGACGAATGGCTGCTGCAATTGCAGGAGCAAGCCGACCATCTGGGCGGTTTCGCGCAGGCGTTGCTGGCTTTTGACGACAGCGGCCGCGTGCTCGCCGCGAATCAGAGCGCCTTGAATCGTCTGGGTGCCACGCGCGACGACATCATCGGCACGCGGGTTGACCAGTGGTTTGCCCAATCGCTCGATGCGCTGATGGCGCGTGCGCACCCGCAACCGCAGACTTGCTGGCCGGTTCGCACGCATGCGGGTGAAGCATTGCTGGCGATGTTGCGCGCCCCCGAACGGGCCGCGAGGCCAACGCCACGCATTCCGGCGCAACCTGCACCGCGTCAGGACACAAACGTCGCGCCCTTCACCGACGCGCATCTGGTACGCGAATTCTCGCGTGCCTGTCGTGTTTTCGCGCACGACGTACCGGTGCTGATTCGCGGCGAAACCGGCAGCGGGAAAGAAGTCTTCGCCCGCGCCGTGCATGCGGCCAGTGCGCGCGCGAACGGCCCGTTTGTCGCGCTGAACTGTGCGGCCATTCCCGAAGCGCTGATCGAGAGTGAATTGTTCGGCTACGTGGGCGGCAGCTTCACGGGAGCGCGCAAAGAGGGCATGAGCGGCAAGCTCTGGCAAGCCAACGGCGGCACGCTGTTCCTCGACGAAATCGGCGACATGCCGTTCGCGATGCAGACGCGGCTGTTGCGCGTGCTGGAGGAGCGTGAGGTGCTGCCGTTAGGCGGCGGAGAACCGGTGGCGCTCGATATCCGCGTGCTGAGCGCGACGCATCAGGATCTGGAGGCGCGCATCGTTGAGCGGCAATTCCGGGAAGACCTGTTCTATCGACTCAGTGGGCTGGCCGTCGTGGTGCCGCCGGTGCGGGAGCGCGACGACAAACTCGACCTGATCCAGCGGCTGCTGAAACAGGCACAGGCAGACAGTAGCGTCGTCGTGACTGACGCCGCGCGCGAAGCCCTATGTGCCTTCGACTGGCCCGGCAACGTGCGGCAGATGCGCAGCGTGATCCGTACGCTGGTGGCGCTGAGCGACGATGGTGTCATCACGCCAGAGGATCTGCCTGCGGACGTGCGGCAGGCGCAGGCCGTCGATGGAGATACCCCCCGCGAGGCCCCGCTCGAAGCGGCGGAGCGGCAGGCGTTGCGCGAGACGCTCGATGCCTGTCAGGGGCAGGTGAGCGCGGCGGCGCGCAAGCTCGGTGTGAGCCGCAACACGCTGTACCGGAAGCTGAAGCGGTTCGGCTTATTGCGCTAG
- a CDS encoding TonB-dependent receptor produces the protein MNDLHTTAGKPFKRPALRLSMIAVHVLLLQAGVAHAQSADTNAAPAAATASPSASGTSNIGTVTITGDGDNLGTGLMVREDEPKTRSTVTRAEIEKERATGNVFQSIGLLPGVSTYSYDASGLFGGGLSIRGFNSDQIGFTINGVPVNDSGSFAVYPQEFLDNSNTCGMSVTQGATDLDAPHVGSTGGNVSIVTCEPENEKRVRVSQTVGGLNLTNSFVRLDSGRFANDMAKIFVSYSHAEIDKWKGEGKAKRDHVDFGFRLDLNKENYVTGTLNYNRAINNNIYNPSLAQLNQNGYYGDYASQFVGHLPPVKGTAQNEASQSPAYYKLSQNPFENVIASVTGVFRLTPTTQVKIQPYYWYGFGTGGTQQYVLSETGFLNPATGKAGLGRDLNGDGDTLDKIIVANSSVTRTDRPGITTTVTQQLGNHQIQAGVWFERAVHRQTGPAVLVNADGTASDIWLQDNQITGPTGQPYESRNWKTVSTSWQFFAADSISMLADKLNVTAGFRTPHVRRDFTNFANEGSNSGTSYNVVKDYNAFLPQAGVRYSIDDANQVYASYAMNFRAPPNFAFSPTNGNVTFVNGQATVTGNVKAETSNVYDIGYRNESGLGVFSGSLFYVDYKNRQATAYDPNLNNSVYTNAGRVRNYGFQLEFGTVPFHGWSAYASITNNHSRQLDNLQTSATTTMQTSGKDYPLDPSWLLGLSIQYAQPKWYVRAQTKFTARQYATLMNDEVAPSYTTVDLDAGYRFNNTFFFKNPTVRVNVSNLFNRQYRNPSSVQVGGGSGTVYYYLGAPRLLSVSLSADFQ, from the coding sequence ATGAACGATCTACATACAACGGCCGGCAAGCCGTTCAAGCGTCCCGCATTGCGTCTGTCCATGATCGCTGTTCACGTGCTGCTGCTTCAGGCTGGCGTCGCACACGCGCAGAGCGCCGATACCAATGCAGCACCCGCCGCCGCCACGGCTTCCCCCAGTGCTTCGGGCACGTCGAACATCGGCACGGTGACCATCACCGGCGACGGCGACAACCTCGGCACCGGCCTCATGGTTCGCGAAGACGAACCGAAAACCCGTAGCACGGTCACGCGCGCCGAAATCGAAAAGGAACGTGCCACCGGCAACGTGTTCCAGTCGATCGGCCTGCTGCCGGGCGTGTCGACGTACAGCTACGACGCGTCGGGCCTGTTCGGTGGCGGTCTGTCGATTCGCGGCTTCAACTCCGACCAGATCGGCTTCACGATCAACGGCGTGCCGGTCAACGACTCGGGCAGCTTCGCCGTGTATCCGCAGGAATTCCTCGACAACTCGAACACCTGCGGTATGTCGGTGACGCAGGGCGCGACCGATCTCGACGCCCCGCACGTCGGCTCGACCGGCGGTAACGTCAGCATCGTCACGTGCGAACCGGAAAACGAGAAGCGCGTGCGCGTGTCGCAAACGGTCGGTGGCCTGAACCTCACGAACTCGTTCGTGCGTCTGGACTCGGGCCGCTTCGCCAACGACATGGCGAAGATCTTCGTGTCGTACTCGCACGCCGAAATCGACAAGTGGAAGGGAGAAGGCAAGGCCAAGCGCGATCACGTCGACTTTGGCTTCCGTCTGGATCTCAACAAGGAAAATTACGTCACGGGTACGTTGAACTACAACCGTGCGATCAACAACAACATCTACAACCCGTCGCTCGCGCAGCTCAACCAGAACGGCTACTACGGCGACTACGCTTCGCAGTTTGTCGGTCACCTGCCCCCGGTCAAGGGCACCGCGCAGAACGAAGCTTCGCAAAGCCCGGCGTACTACAAGCTGTCGCAGAACCCGTTTGAAAACGTGATCGCATCGGTCACCGGCGTGTTCCGCCTGACGCCGACCACGCAGGTGAAGATTCAGCCGTACTACTGGTATGGCTTCGGCACCGGCGGCACGCAGCAATACGTGCTTTCGGAAACCGGCTTCCTGAACCCGGCCACCGGCAAGGCGGGTCTGGGCCGCGATCTGAACGGCGACGGCGACACGCTCGACAAGATCATCGTGGCGAACAGCAGCGTGACGCGTACCGACCGCCCGGGTATCACCACGACCGTGACGCAACAGCTCGGCAACCACCAGATTCAGGCCGGTGTGTGGTTCGAGCGTGCGGTGCACCGTCAGACTGGCCCGGCCGTGCTCGTGAATGCCGACGGCACTGCCAGCGACATCTGGCTGCAAGACAACCAGATCACCGGCCCGACGGGACAGCCGTATGAGTCGCGCAACTGGAAGACGGTGTCGACGTCGTGGCAGTTCTTCGCCGCCGACTCGATCTCGATGCTCGCCGACAAGCTCAACGTGACGGCCGGTTTCCGTACGCCGCACGTGCGCCGTGACTTCACGAACTTCGCTAACGAGGGCAGCAACTCGGGCACGTCGTACAACGTGGTCAAGGACTACAACGCGTTCCTGCCGCAGGCCGGCGTGCGTTATTCGATCGACGACGCGAATCAGGTCTACGCCAGCTACGCGATGAACTTCCGCGCACCACCCAACTTCGCGTTCTCGCCGACCAACGGCAACGTGACGTTCGTGAACGGTCAGGCGACCGTGACGGGCAACGTGAAGGCCGAAACGTCGAATGTGTATGACATCGGCTATCGCAACGAAAGCGGTCTGGGTGTGTTCTCGGGCTCGCTGTTCTACGTCGACTACAAGAACCGTCAGGCCACCGCGTACGACCCGAATCTGAACAACTCGGTCTACACGAATGCCGGTCGCGTGCGTAATTACGGCTTCCAGCTCGAATTCGGCACGGTGCCGTTCCACGGCTGGTCGGCGTACGCCTCGATCACGAACAACCATAGCCGCCAGCTCGACAACCTTCAGACGTCGGCGACGACCACGATGCAGACGTCGGGCAAGGATTACCCGCTCGATCCGTCGTGGCTGCTGGGTCTGTCGATTCAGTACGCCCAGCCGAAGTGGTACGTGCGTGCACAAACGAAGTTCACGGCGCGTCAGTACGCCACGCTCATGAACGACGAAGTCGCACCGTCGTACACCACCGTGGATCTGGATGCGGGCTACCGGTTCAACAACACGTTTTTCTTCAAGAACCCCACCGTGCGCGTGAACGTCAGCAACCTGTTCAATCGCCAGTATCGCAACCCGTCGAGCGTGCAAGTCGGCGGCGGCAGTGGCACGGTTTATTACTACCTGGGCGCACCGCGACTGCTGTCTGTGTCGCTGTCTGCCGACTTCCAGTGA